The sequence ACCGCTCCTTGCCGGAGCCGCGGATCTGGAGCTCCAAACGCATGGGGTACCCTTCGTAGGAGCCCTCGATCTTCAGGCCGTCCGCGCACATGTCATGGCGGCGGGCGAACTCGGCCCAGGCCGCAACCCTCGCTTTGTGCCTCCTCACGAACAGGTACACGACAAGGACCACGAAGGCGATGAAGGAGACGGCGATGATCACCTGCTGGACCACGTTGAGCATGGCCGGAATTCTGCACTCAGGCCTCGATGGGAGGAAAGGCAGGGGCTCCGGGAGCCACGTGCTTCGTGTCGCCACAGGGGGGCACTGGTAGTGTGGGCGGATGCGCTCTCTTCTCGTTTGCTTCGTGTTGCTCGCGCTGTGGGCCGCTCCCTCGGTGGCGGCTGTTCCCACCGGCTTCCAGGAAACGAAGTACAGCTCCTCGGCTCTCACTCCCGCCACCGGTCTCGGCTGGGCACCGGATGGCTCGGGACGGCTCTTCCTGCTCAACAAGAATGGCACCGTGCGCATCGCGACGATGCGCGACGGGGAGCTCGTCAAGCAGGGCACCTCGCTGGCGACGGCGGTGTTCGCCACCGAGTCCGTCTACACCAACAGCGAGTGCGGCCTTATCGGCCTGGCGTTCGATCCGAACTACGCCGTCAACCGCTACGTCTACCTGTTCCTGACGGCGCCCGGCGGCACCAAGCAGATGATCGTCCGCTACACGGATGCCAATGGGGTGGGCACGGCGCGCACGGTCATCGTCGACAACCTGCCCACGGCCGGTCAGAACCATGACGGCGGGGCGCTGGGCTTCGGGCCGGACGGGAAGCTGTACTGGGCCATTGGAGACCTGGGCAATGGCACGGGAGTGAATGCGGATCTCACCTCGCTGGCGGCCAAGGTGGGCCGCGCCAACCTGGACGGCACGCCCGCCAACGACAACCCCTTCAATGACGGGGTGGGTCCCAACAACGAGTACATCTGGGCGCGGGGCTTCCGGAACCCGTTCACCTTTACGTTCCAGCCCGCCACGGGGAAGCTGTGGGTGAACACGGTGGGCACGGGCTACGAGCAGATCTTCGTTCCCATCGAGAGAGACAACGCGGGCTACAACGCCTACGAGAACAACCAGCCGGCCAACGGGTACATCACCCCGGTCATCAAGTACCGGACCAACGGCACGGACACGCGCACCTTCACAGCGAATGGAGCGGTGCGCAGCGGGGGCGTGGCCACCTTCACCACCACGGAGGCGCACTTCTTCCGCAAGGGCGAGAAGATCACCGTGTCCGGGGTGACGAACACGGGCTTCAACGGCACGATGTACGTGGCGAGCACCCCGAACGCCACCACGTGGACGGCGGCGCAGGCCGGTCCGGACGCCATGAGCGGCGGAGGGCAGGCCGTCACGGACAACCTGGGCGGCTCCATCACGGGCGGTACCTTCTACGACTCGACGCTCTTCCCGGCGGAGTACCGGGGCAACTTCTTCTTCGGCGACTACAACTCGCACCGGCTGGTGCGCGCCACGCTGGCCTCGGACAACTCGGTGGCCACGGTGGACTCGTGGGGCACGGACTTCACCCAGGCCGTGGACATGGACGTGGGGCCCGATGGCGCGCTGTATGTGGTGGGCGTCACCTCGGGCAGCGTCACCCGGGTCATGCCCGCGCAGGTGGCACAGAAGCTCATCGTCTCCGGGCTGAACCTGCGGGTCGTCGAGGGCGGCCAGCTGGTCTTCACCGTGCGGCTGGCTCAAGCGCCCACGGCGGATGTCACGGTCAGCGTGCAGCGGGTCTCGGGGGATGGGGACCTGACGGTGGCCAGTGGCGCGCTGCTCACTTTCACTCCCGCCAACTGGAACCAGCTCCAGCTCGTCACGATTGCGTCGGCCGAGGATGCGGACTCCACCCCCGATACAGCCTCCTTCGAGGTGGCCGCGCAGGGCCTGAGCACGGAGACGGTGGTGGTGACGTCCATCGACAACAACGCGGCGCGGCTCGTGCTGTCCAACACGGCGCTGACGCTGGACGAGGGCGGGAACGGTACGTTCACAGTGGCGCTGTCCAAGCGGCCCACGAGCAACGTCAGCGTCACGGTGGCACGGACCGAGGGGGACTCGGATGTCTCCGTCACGGGGAGCGCGACCCTGAGCTTTACGGTGGGCAACTGGAACACGCCGCAGACAGTCACCGTGGCGGCTGCCGAGGACGCGGACAACGTGAACGACACCGCGACGCTCACCCTGGCCATCCCGGAAGCGGATGCGCGCACCGTGTCCGTCACCGTGAGGGACAATGTGCCGTCGGCTCCGGCCATCCTCTCCACGCCCGTCACGAACGCGGTGGTGGGGGCTCCGTACCGCTACGAGGTGCAAGCCCAGGGCCTGCCCACGCCCACCTTTTCTCTGACGAGCAATGTTTCGGGGCCGGTCATCGATGCGAGTACGGGCGTCATCCGCTGGACGCCCACGGTGGTGGGCCTCGTGGACGTGACAGTCCGCGCGGCCAACGGGGTGAGCCCGGATGCGGAACAGACCTTCCAGATCACCGTCAAGGCGGACGAGCCCCCTCGCGCGGTGCTCACGAGGCCCACGGAGGGGGAGCGCGTCGCCGGGGCGATGGCGGAGTTCTTCGGCGACTGCTTGGACGACGTGGGCTGCACGAAGGCGGAGTTCTACGTGGACGGGGTGCTGGGGAGCACGGATGCGCAGACCTCCGGGCACTACCACTATGGTGGCGAGCACAACCGGTGGGACACGACCTCGCTGACGCCCGGGGCCCATCAGGTCCGCATGGTCGTCTACGACACGACGGGCAGGAGCGCAGCGGCCGAGGTCAAGGTGTGCGTGGGAGACGGCCCGTGCGTGACTTCCGAGCCGGAGGAGCCGGAAGAGCCGGAGGTGCCGGAAGAGGAGGGTGGGTGTGGCTGCGGTGCGGGAGCCGGCGGTGCGGCGGCGTGGCTGGCGGTGGTGCTGTTCCTGCGGCGCCGGCGCACGTAGTCCGCCGCTCCGAGGCGCGGCGGCTCGGGGTCAGCGGTCGATGACCCAGCGGATGGACGTGGACGCCTGGAGGTCGAGCTCCTGGCGTCCCAGCGTGCCCTCACGGCCGAAGAGCAGGGTGATGGGCCGGGCTCTCCGTCGAGCGTGTAACTCGTCGGAGTGTCCTGGTTCGTCGTGCTTCTCGGAGTCGGGAGCTTCACCGTCGGTCGAATGACCGATGCGGCCAGGACCGGGGGCCTGCCGCCGGTTTTGGCCGAAGTGGTCTGCTTGTCAGACCAGTTTGCGCTGGCTCCGGTGGTTCGGGCCGAAGTGGTCTGCTTGTCAGACCAGTTTTGAGCCTGCTCTGGTGGGTAGGGGCAGCGCGCATGTGGGACCTCTGCCGGTGGCCCCCTGGGCCGCAGGCCTGCTTGGCCGGCCATCCCGGCATGTGGGATCGCCTCGCTCCACCTGCGAGGGAGGGTGACCTTTGGAAGTGCTTGGAATCCTTGGCAGATCCACGAATGTCAGACCGGCCGTGTAAGCGAGCCTCCGCCCGGTGCTTGGACCGGAAGCTGGAGTGTTGGAGGCTGCGCGCGCGGCCGAGGAGGGGTGGTACTGGATGCGTCTGCTGCACACGTCGGACTGGCACCTGGGGCACACGCTCTATGACGTCTCTCGCGAGGCGGAGCATGCGGCCTTTCTCGACTGGCTCCTGGTCACCCTCGAGGCCGAGAGCGTCGATGCGCTCCTCATTGCGGGCGACATCTTCGACACCGCCAACCCCAGCGCCGAGGCCCAGGCAGCCTGGTACCACTTCATCGCCCGCGTCCGCCGTAAGCTGCACAAGCTCGATGTCGTCGTGATTGGCGGCAACCATGACTCGGCGGCTCGCCTCGATGCGCCAGACCCCCTCTTTGCTGCCCTCGGGGTGCGCGTGGTGGGCGGGCTGCCTCGGGCCCAGGGGTCGCTCGACTTCGAGCGCCTGCTGGTGCCCCTGCATGACTCGCGCGGCCGGGTGAAGGCGTGGGTGGCCGCTGTGCCGTACCTGCGCCCCTCGGACCTGCCGATGGTGCAGACCGAGGGAGACCGGCTCATTGAAGGTGTGCGCGAGGTGTATGGCCTCACGCTGGAGTCGGCTCGCCGGCGGAAGCAGTCCGGTCAGGCCCTGGTGGCCATGGGGCACTGCTACATGACGGGCGCCGAGCTGTCCCTGCTCAGTGAGCGGAAGATCCTCGGCGGCAACCAGCATGCGCTCCCCGTGGACCTGTTCCCTGCTGACGTGGCCTATGCGGCGCTCGGGCACCTGCACAAGGCTCAGCGCGTGGGCGGCCACGAGGGCGTGCGCTACAGCGGCTCTCCCATTCCGCTCTCCCTGAGCGAGGCGCACTACCGCCATCAAGTGCTTCTGGTGGAGCTGGACGGCGAGGGGCTCGGCACGGTGCGTCCGCTGTCCGTGCCGCGCACCGCGGAGATGCTCCGCGTCCCCGCTCGGGAGGCCGTCCCATTGGAGGAGGTGCTGGAGCAACTGGCCGCGCTGCCCGCGCTGGAGCCGGACATGCCCGAGCGGAACCGGCCTTATTTAGAGGTGTGTGTCTCCTTGCCTCGGCCTGAGCCGTTGCTGCGTCGCAAGGTGGAGGCCGTGCTGGAGGGCAAGGCGGCGCGCCTCGTGAAGTTGACGCCTTCGTACACTGGTACGGGGCATGCGCTGGCGGAGACGCAGCCGGGCATTTCGCTGCGGGAGCGCACCCCCGAGGAGGTCTTCAAGGCCCGCTACGCCCGCGACTATCAGGAGCCCATGGCGCCTGCCCTGCTGGAGTCCTTCCACACGCTGCTCACCGCCGTGCAGGAGGACGCGTCATGAGGATCCTCGCCATCCGCGGTCAGGACCTCACCAGCCTCGCCGGCGAGTTCGCGCTGGAGCTGGACCAGCCGCCGCTCGACAAGCTGGGACTGTTTGCCATCACGGGCGCCACGGGCTCGGGCAAGAGCACCCTGCTGGATGCCATGTGCCTGGCCCTCTTCGATCGCACGCCTCGGCTCGAGGGCCATGGGGGCGTCGCGGTGGGACGGCCCGGCGAGGACAAGGAAGAGCGGCTGCTCTCGCATGACGTCCGGGGCCTGCTGCGGCGCGGCGCCGTCGAGGGGTACGCCGAGGTGGATTTCCTGGGGAGTGACGGGCGGCGCTATCGCTCGCGGTGGTCCGTGAGACGCGCGCGCAAGAAGACCGATGGGCGCCTGCAGTTCCAGGAGCTGACCCTCACCGATGTGGCCACGGGCCAGACCTTCGGCCGCACCAAGTCCGAGGTGCTCAAGGCCATCGAGCAGCGGCTGGGGCTGTCCTTTGATCAGTTCCGCCGTTCAGCGCTGCTGGCGCAGGGCGAGTTCGCGGCGTTCCTCCGTGCCAACTCCAACGAGCGCGCGGAGCTGCTGGAGCGCATGACGGGCACGGAGATCTACAGCCGGGTCTCCATCGCCGCGCACGAGCGCAACAAGGAAGAGCAGGAAGAGCTGGTGCGCATGGAGGCGGGGCTGGCCGCCATCTCGCGCCTGTCGGATGAGGAGCGCGCCGCGGTCGAAGGCGCGCTCAAGACCCAGGAAGAGGCACGGGCCGCTGCGGAGAGGGTGCTCGCGGAGGCCTCGGCTTCGGTGGAGTGGTACGCGACGCGGGCAAAGCTGGTGACCTCCGAGCGCGAGGCCGTTGAGGGGATGTCTCGGGCGGCGGAGGCGGTGGAGGCAGCGGCACCTCGGGAGGCCATGCTGGCTCGCGTGCGCGCGGCGGAGGCGTTCCGCGCTCCCGTGGCCACCATTGAGGGCAAGGAGCGGGCGCTGGCGGAGGCCTCGGCGGCCCAGGTGCGGTTGGCGGCGGAGGCGGAGAAGGCACTGGCAGCGGCAGGGGCTCGGCAGACGGAGCTGGGGCAGACGGAGCGGTCTCGTACTGCGGCGCTGGCTGCGGAAGAATCCGCGGGCCCGGCGCTCACCGAGGCGGCCCAGCTGGATGCGCAGCTCGCCGTGGAGCGGCAGAAAGCCACGGAGGCATCTCAGCGGGCGGCGGCGTCTCGGACGGCTGAGGAGCAGTCGGTGAAGGCCCTCGCGGCCATTGCCGGGCAGGAGGCCGCGGCGAAGTCGGCTGCGGAGGCGGCACGCACGTGGCTGGCCGGGCACGCTCCGTTGGAGGTGCTCGCGCGCGAGTGGCCCCGCTGGGAGGCCGAGCTGGGCCGCTACGAGCGGGCCGCCGTGGGAGAACAGCAAGCGAAGGCGGACGTGGCCCGGCTGAGCAAGGAGGAGCTCAAGCTGCGCGAGGCGGCGGAGCTGCGCCGTCAGGAGCGGCAGAAGGCCTCCGAGGCCATGGAGCAGGCGCAGGCCCGCGCCACCCACGCCGAGGCTGCCGTGGGCGTGGATGCGGGCGCGGCCCGGCGTGAGCTTCGCAAGTCCCTGCTCGCGCGTCAGGAGGCACTGCGGACGCTGGGCAAGGCCCAGGAGGGCACTGCCGCCGCAGCCACGGCAGAGCAGGAGGCTCGCACGGAAGCGGAGGCCGCCCAGCGCGAGGCGGAGACCGCGGCGGCCGAGGCGCGGCAGATGGCTGGACGGCGCCTGGAGCTGGAGGCGGGGCTGAAGGAGGCAAAGCGGGCGCTGGATCGGGCTCAGGCGGCCCAGGGCCTTGCCTCGCACCGAGCGGCGCTGCGCGAAGGAGAGCCCTGTCCGCTGTGCGGCGCGACCGAGCACCCCTATGGCCGCGCCGAGGCCGCGCTGGAGGCGCTCGTTGTGGAGGCCTCCACGCGCGTTGAATCGCTGGAGACGGAGCGGACCGCAGCGGCCCAGAAGGAAGCGGCAGCGCTCGCGCGGGAGAAGGCCGCGCAGCCCCGGCAGGCTCAGGCGGAGACCCGGCGGACCCAGGCCGCCTCCAAGCGTGAGGCGCACCGCGAGGCGTGGACGAAGGCGCGCGCGCTCCTCCAACAGCCGCTGCCCCCGGAGCAGGCGGAGGATTCAGGGGCCCGAGCGTGGCTCGATGAGGCGCTGAAGGAGGCCGAGGCGCGGCTCGCCGCAGTGAACGCCGAGGAGGAGGCCGCGGAGACACGGGCTCGGGCGGCGCGAGAGGCCCGTGCCGCGCTGGAGGCCTGCCGCGATCGGCTGGAGGCCGCCAGTGATGCGCTGCGGCTCGCGGAGACCGCGTTCACGGTGGCCGAGCGCTCGCTGCGCGAGTCCGAGCGTCAGGCGGACCAGCAGGGCATCGCGCGGCGCCAGGTGCTCACCGACTTGGCTCCCGCCTTCACGGGCTGGCGCGAGTGGGAGGCCCGGCTCGCGGCCGATCCCGGTGGATTCCGGAAGTCTTGTGCGACACAGGTGGCGGACTGGAACACGCACGACGAGGCGTTCCGGAATGCCCAGGCCCGTGAGACCAAGGCCCGTGAAGAGCGGGCCGCCGCCGAGGCACGCAAGGAGGCCCAGCGCGAGACCGCCGAGGCGGATGCCCGCGCCTGGAAGCGCGCGGACGAGGCCCTCCGGCAGACGCAGGCCGCCCGTGCGAAGGTGCTGGAGGGCCGCCCCGTGGAGCAGGTCCGCACCCTGCTGCGCACGGCGGTGGAGTCCGCCACCCAGGGCTACGAGAAGGCACGGGCCGCCTCAGAGTCCGCGAGCCGGGCCGCCGCGGTGGCCACCGCTCGCGCCGAGGAGGCCGCCAAGGCGCGCACCGCCGCCGCCGAGGCCCGGGAGCAGGCCCAGGCCGCGCTCGATGCGCTGCTGCAAGGCCGGGGCGTGACGTGGGAAGAGGTCCGCCAGCTGCTCGCGAAGGATGCCGCATGGTGCGAGTCGGAGGCCCGGGCGCTGGCCGGACTGCACGAAGCCCACGCCAAGGCCCGCACGGTGCTCGAGGAGCGTCAGGCTTGGCGCTCCAGGCACGAGGCCTCCGGAGCGCCTGCCCTGCCCGAGCCGGAGGTGGCCGCCACCCGCGAGCGCGCCCGTTCGGAGGTGGAGGCCCATCGCGCCGCCGCCGCTGGCTCCAAGGCCCGGCTCGGCCAGGACGACGAGGCCCGAAAGCGCTACGGCGCCGAGGCCCAGGCACTGGAGGTGCGCCGCCGCGCCGCCGAGGTCTGGAAGACCCTGCACGAGCTCATCGGCTCGGCGGACGGGAAGAAGTTCAAGGTGTTCGCCCAGAGCCTCACGCTGGACGCGCTGCTGCTGCACGCCAACGCCCACCTCGAGGAGCTGGCTCGGCGCTACCGCCTCATGCGCGTGCCCGGGTATGACTTGGATCTCCAAGTGGTGGACCAGGACATGGGCGACGAGATGCGTGGCCTGGCGAGCCTGTCCGGCGGCGAGTCCTTCCTCGTCTCGCTCGCCCTGGCGCTGGGCCTGGCCTCGCTCTCCTCGGAGACGACCCAGGTGGAGACCCTCTTCATCGACGAGGGCTTCGGCACCCTGGACCCGGAGACGCTGGAGGTGGCGCTCGCCACGCTCGACGCGCTCCAGGCCACGGGCCGGCAGGTGGGCATCATCTCCCACGTGTCCGGCATGGCCGAGCGCATCGGCGCTCAGGTGCGTGTGGTGAAGCAGGGCGGGGGGCGCAGCCGCCTCGTCGTGCAGGTGGACGGAGGGCTCGCCGCGCTGCCGGAGCCACCCGCCTCGGGCTCGGGCAATGGGCGGAGGGTGGCCTAGCGCTTAGGGGGCGAGGCTGGCCAGGTACCGGTCCAGCGTCTCCGCGAAGGTGGGGTCATCGCTGAGGAACGCGAGCCCCACGCCGCCCTTGTACGGATCATCCACCACGTGGACCACCAGGGCGTCTCCCTCTAGGCGATCGCCGTTGGGCAGCCTCACGTCCACCCGGACAATCGAGTCCATGGGTGGCCGGTGCGCCGTGCGCACGAAGAGGCCGCCGTTGGAGATGTTCGTCGCGTGCTCGCGCACGAAGTCCAGCTCCGTGCGGAACTCCATCTCCAGCTGCACCGGGAAGCGCTTGTAGCGGCGCAGCTCCGCGCCCGTGGGTGCGGCGGCCTCGGGCTGCCCCTGCACCACCTCCCCCGCCTCCGCCACCTCCTCGATGGGCTCGATGGGCTCCACGTCGTCCACGGGCTCGCCCGCGACGAGCGGCTCGTCGGCCACCTCCGTCCCCAGCGGCTCGTCGACGATCTCCGCGGCCTCGACGGGCTCCGCCTCGGGGGCGGGGGCCGGGGCCGGAGCGGGCCGGTTGACGGGCGGCAGGGCCTGCTGAGGAATCAGCGGCTTCAGCCCACGCGCGACGATGCCTTCCAGGTGCTCCTTCAGGGTGCTGGCGGCCGTCCAGTAGTTCTCCGCGGTGATGATGTTGCCGGTGAAGGCCGCGGCCCGGAACGCATCGCGCTCGGCCTTGGGCATCTTCCACAGCTCTACCAGCGTGCCCTTGCTCGCCTTGATTTCCCAGGCGAAGCGGTCCATCTCCATCCGCGGGAAGTCGGACATCTCCAGCTTCAGCTCGAGGTTGGCCTCGTTCTCGCGCAGGGCGATGATGATCTCGACGGGCTGCGTGGAGGGCAGCAGCTCTTCGATGGCTTCCACGATGCCGGCCACATGACCGGGGATGGCGGAGCCGTTCCACAATGCTGCGAGACTGAAGGTAGCCACGGCCCAACACCATACCCGAGGAAACCGCCCTATCCACATATCGGCAGGTGGATGTTCACCCAACCCGTCGGGGAGTGGGCGGGACACCTCCCCTCTCAGGGCTGTAGCACCTGCTGCCGGACGGGCTCACCTCGACTTCAGGGGGCGCAGACCCGCAGGCGGCGCGTCCAGCCGGAAGACGGGGTAGAGGTTCAGCCGCGTGTCATAGGAAGGGTGGCGTTCCTGGAAGAATTTGAGCCGGGCGCGCGCATCCTGGGCGAAGGCTGCGTCCTTCAGGCGCTCCTCCCAGGCGGCCTTCACGGCCGGGTCCTTGGCCAGCAGCTCTCGGGCGAAGGGCTCCAGCACGTACTCCTCGATGTACTCTTTTCGCTCGAAGTGGTTGTTGAAGAAGCCCCAGGTGATCAGCGAGTCCGGGCCGGCCGGCTCCAGCAGGTGGGCGACCACCTCCACCCCGGGCTGGGCCACTGGCACGTACAGCGAGCCCGCGGGCAGCGCCTGCTTCTCTCGCTTCCACGCGCCCTGGGCGGCGAGCCCCTGGCGGCCCTCGTAGGACTGGGGCTGGAACTTCACCTCGGTGGCGCGGAACGCCTCCACCTCCGCGGCGGGCACCGTCTTGTCCAGGCGCTGGAAGCGCAGGCCGTGGGCGCGCAGCTTGGGCTCCACCCAGGCCGCGTGGGCGGCGGGCACCAGGTAGCCACCGGTGGGCAGCGTCACGGTGAGCTTGGGCACCACCTCGTCATAGAAGGGCACCTTCCACACCTGGGGCTTCGTGTCGTCGTACTTCACCACCCGCTGGTTGAAGACGGGCGACGTCTCGTGGGTGTAGGCGTAGCCGCGGAACTCGATGGTCCGGCTCTTCTGGGTGTGGTCCCAGGCGAGCGTCACCTGGCGCACCTGGCCGGCCTCGGCCGCCGCGTCCGCCGCCTTCGCCGCGGCCTGCAGGGCAGCACCGTTGGCGGCCACGTACTGGAGCGCGCCCTCCAGCACGTTGCGCGTGGTCTTCACCCGGTGGGCGTAGGGCTTCCAGGAGTGCGTCTCCACCAGCATCCCGAAGCGGTGGTTCAC comes from Hyalangium minutum and encodes:
- a CDS encoding PQQ-dependent sugar dehydrogenase; amino-acid sequence: MRSLLVCFVLLALWAAPSVAAVPTGFQETKYSSSALTPATGLGWAPDGSGRLFLLNKNGTVRIATMRDGELVKQGTSLATAVFATESVYTNSECGLIGLAFDPNYAVNRYVYLFLTAPGGTKQMIVRYTDANGVGTARTVIVDNLPTAGQNHDGGALGFGPDGKLYWAIGDLGNGTGVNADLTSLAAKVGRANLDGTPANDNPFNDGVGPNNEYIWARGFRNPFTFTFQPATGKLWVNTVGTGYEQIFVPIERDNAGYNAYENNQPANGYITPVIKYRTNGTDTRTFTANGAVRSGGVATFTTTEAHFFRKGEKITVSGVTNTGFNGTMYVASTPNATTWTAAQAGPDAMSGGGQAVTDNLGGSITGGTFYDSTLFPAEYRGNFFFGDYNSHRLVRATLASDNSVATVDSWGTDFTQAVDMDVGPDGALYVVGVTSGSVTRVMPAQVAQKLIVSGLNLRVVEGGQLVFTVRLAQAPTADVTVSVQRVSGDGDLTVASGALLTFTPANWNQLQLVTIASAEDADSTPDTASFEVAAQGLSTETVVVTSIDNNAARLVLSNTALTLDEGGNGTFTVALSKRPTSNVSVTVARTEGDSDVSVTGSATLSFTVGNWNTPQTVTVAAAEDADNVNDTATLTLAIPEADARTVSVTVRDNVPSAPAILSTPVTNAVVGAPYRYEVQAQGLPTPTFSLTSNVSGPVIDASTGVIRWTPTVVGLVDVTVRAANGVSPDAEQTFQITVKADEPPRAVLTRPTEGERVAGAMAEFFGDCLDDVGCTKAEFYVDGVLGSTDAQTSGHYHYGGEHNRWDTTSLTPGAHQVRMVVYDTTGRSAAAEVKVCVGDGPCVTSEPEEPEEPEVPEEEGGCGCGAGAGGAAAWLAVVLFLRRRRT
- a CDS encoding exonuclease SbcCD subunit D C-terminal domain-containing protein, which encodes MRLLHTSDWHLGHTLYDVSREAEHAAFLDWLLVTLEAESVDALLIAGDIFDTANPSAEAQAAWYHFIARVRRKLHKLDVVVIGGNHDSAARLDAPDPLFAALGVRVVGGLPRAQGSLDFERLLVPLHDSRGRVKAWVAAVPYLRPSDLPMVQTEGDRLIEGVREVYGLTLESARRRKQSGQALVAMGHCYMTGAELSLLSERKILGGNQHALPVDLFPADVAYAALGHLHKAQRVGGHEGVRYSGSPIPLSLSEAHYRHQVLLVELDGEGLGTVRPLSVPRTAEMLRVPAREAVPLEEVLEQLAALPALEPDMPERNRPYLEVCVSLPRPEPLLRRKVEAVLEGKAARLVKLTPSYTGTGHALAETQPGISLRERTPEEVFKARYARDYQEPMAPALLESFHTLLTAVQEDAS
- a CDS encoding AAA family ATPase is translated as MRILAIRGQDLTSLAGEFALELDQPPLDKLGLFAITGATGSGKSTLLDAMCLALFDRTPRLEGHGGVAVGRPGEDKEERLLSHDVRGLLRRGAVEGYAEVDFLGSDGRRYRSRWSVRRARKKTDGRLQFQELTLTDVATGQTFGRTKSEVLKAIEQRLGLSFDQFRRSALLAQGEFAAFLRANSNERAELLERMTGTEIYSRVSIAAHERNKEEQEELVRMEAGLAAISRLSDEERAAVEGALKTQEEARAAAERVLAEASASVEWYATRAKLVTSEREAVEGMSRAAEAVEAAAPREAMLARVRAAEAFRAPVATIEGKERALAEASAAQVRLAAEAEKALAAAGARQTELGQTERSRTAALAAEESAGPALTEAAQLDAQLAVERQKATEASQRAAASRTAEEQSVKALAAIAGQEAAAKSAAEAARTWLAGHAPLEVLAREWPRWEAELGRYERAAVGEQQAKADVARLSKEELKLREAAELRRQERQKASEAMEQAQARATHAEAAVGVDAGAARRELRKSLLARQEALRTLGKAQEGTAAAATAEQEARTEAEAAQREAETAAAEARQMAGRRLELEAGLKEAKRALDRAQAAQGLASHRAALREGEPCPLCGATEHPYGRAEAALEALVVEASTRVESLETERTAAAQKEAAALAREKAAQPRQAQAETRRTQAASKREAHREAWTKARALLQQPLPPEQAEDSGARAWLDEALKEAEARLAAVNAEEEAAETRARAAREARAALEACRDRLEAASDALRLAETAFTVAERSLRESERQADQQGIARRQVLTDLAPAFTGWREWEARLAADPGGFRKSCATQVADWNTHDEAFRNAQARETKAREERAAAEARKEAQRETAEADARAWKRADEALRQTQAARAKVLEGRPVEQVRTLLRTAVESATQGYEKARAASESASRAAAVATARAEEAAKARTAAAEAREQAQAALDALLQGRGVTWEEVRQLLAKDAAWCESEARALAGLHEAHAKARTVLEERQAWRSRHEASGAPALPEPEVAATRERARSEVEAHRAAAAGSKARLGQDDEARKRYGAEAQALEVRRRAAEVWKTLHELIGSADGKKFKVFAQSLTLDALLLHANAHLEELARRYRLMRVPGYDLDLQVVDQDMGDEMRGLASLSGGESFLVSLALALGLASLSSETTQVETLFIDEGFGTLDPETLEVALATLDALQATGRQVGIISHVSGMAERIGAQVRVVKQGGGRSRLVVQVDGGLAALPEPPASGSGNGRRVA
- a CDS encoding TIGR02266 family protein — encoded protein: MATFSLAALWNGSAIPGHVAGIVEAIEELLPSTQPVEIIIALRENEANLELKLEMSDFPRMEMDRFAWEIKASKGTLVELWKMPKAERDAFRAAAFTGNIITAENYWTAASTLKEHLEGIVARGLKPLIPQQALPPVNRPAPAPAPAPEAEPVEAAEIVDEPLGTEVADEPLVAGEPVDDVEPIEPIEEVAEAGEVVQGQPEAAAPTGAELRRYKRFPVQLEMEFRTELDFVREHATNISNGGLFVRTAHRPPMDSIVRVDVRLPNGDRLEGDALVVHVVDDPYKGGVGLAFLSDDPTFAETLDRYLASLAP
- a CDS encoding M14 family metallopeptidase gives rise to the protein MLLPAFLAVLLTQAPLTTTAERSGWTRTGRYAEVETLCRDFPKAFPGKVRCETFGTTPEGRPMLALVASADGTLTPAANAKKNRPVVLFQGGIHSGEIDGKDAGFWLLRDVLAGKALPGVLGQVTAVFVPVFNIDGHERFGPNNRPNQVGPEEMGWRVTAQNLNLNRDYVKADAPETVALLTFLHAWNPLFYLDLHVTDGAKFEHDVSLTMEPLYGGPEPMRALGLKLRDALVTGLEAQGHLPVTFYPSFIQDDDPATGFTAGIAPPRFSQTYWAVNHRFGMLVETHSWKPYAHRVKTTRNVLEGALQYVAANGAALQAAAKAADAAAEAGQVRQVTLAWDHTQKSRTIEFRGYAYTHETSPVFNQRVVKYDDTKPQVWKVPFYDEVVPKLTVTLPTGGYLVPAAHAAWVEPKLRAHGLRFQRLDKTVPAAEVEAFRATEVKFQPQSYEGRQGLAAQGAWKREKQALPAGSLYVPVAQPGVEVVAHLLEPAGPDSLITWGFFNNHFERKEYIEEYVLEPFARELLAKDPAVKAAWEERLKDAAFAQDARARLKFFQERHPSYDTRLNLYPVFRLDAPPAGLRPLKSR